The Chrysemys picta bellii isolate R12L10 chromosome 5, ASM1138683v2, whole genome shotgun sequence genome includes a window with the following:
- the KLB gene encoding beta-klotho isoform X2, translating to MSPDYLCLLQIHCHCLQEQENLPWYLGQIPIWAHAKVWHNYNTRFRPYQKGFLSITLGSHWIEPNKSDDTLDINKCQQSMERVLGWFAKPIHGNGDYPEELKNKLYYFLPNFTEAEKNYIKGTADFFAFSFGPNNFKPPNTLAKMGQNLSLNLREVLNWIKLEYTNPRILIAENGWFTDSHVKTEDTTAIYMMKNFINKVLQAIKYDRINVFGYTAWSLLDGFEWQHAYSTRRGLFYVDFNSKQKERIPKSSALYYKEIIQKNGFFLKESTADLQSQFPCDFSWGITESVLKAESVASSPQFCDPNLYLWNITGDGLLHRVKGVKLKTRPAQCTDFVSIKKQLDLLEKMKVTHYRFALDWSLILPNGDLSTINRQVLRYYRCVISELLKLNIKCMVTLYYPTHAYLGLPGPLLQRGGWLNQSTVQAFQNYAALCFQELGDLVKLWITINEPNRLSDVYNSSSNDTYQAAHNLLIAHARAWQIYDKQYRSFQHGLVSLSLHSDWAEPANPYFDSHLKAAERFLQFEIAWFADPIFKTGDYPAAMREYIVSKNKKGLSSSFLPYFTDEEKKLVKGAADFYALNHFTTRFVIHELQNGSWYEFDRDVQFLQDITCLSSPSRLAVVPWGMRKVLKWIKKNYGDIDVYITANGIDDQSLANDELRNYYLGKYTQEVLKAYHTDKVKIRGYYAFKLTEEKSKPRFGFFTSDSRAKSSIQIYNNLISSNGFPAEYSSDLCDQSEEKTQCTFCLFLSQKKPLIFFGCCLFSTFVLLLTIIIFHKRKRRKLYRAKNFQHICPPFKKGHKATLN from the exons GCTCATGCAAAAGTTTGGCATAACTACAACACACGCTTTCGGCCATATCAGAAGGGGTTTTTGTCAATAACCTTGGGATCCCACTGGATTGAACCTAACAAATCAGATGATACTTTGGACATTAATAAGTGTCAGCAGTCCATGGAGAGAGTGCTAGGATGGTTTGCCAAGCCCATTCATGGGAATGGGGATTACCCAgaagaactgaaaaataaattatattattttCTGCCCAATTTTACTGAGGCTGAGAAAAACTATATAAAAGGAACAGCTGACTTCTTTGCATTTTCCTTTGGTCCTAATAATTTTAAACCCCCAAACACACTAGCTAAAATGGGACAAAATTTGTCACTCAATTTGAGGGAAGTACTGAATTGGATTAAATTGGAATACACCAATCCCAGAATCCTGATTGCAGAGAATGGTTGGTTCACTGACAGCCATGTGAAAACAGAAGACACCACAGCCATCTACATGATGAAGAACTTCATTAATAAGGTTTTACAAG CTATTAAATACGACAGAATAAATGTGTTTGGTTACACAGCCTGGTCTCTCCTTGATGGCTTTGAATGGCAACATGCCTACAGCACTAGACGTGGATTATTTTATGTAGATTTCAACAGTAAACAGAAAGAAAGGATTCCAAAGTCATCTGCACTGTATTACAAGGAAATAATTCAAAAAAATGGCTTCTTTCTGAAAGAGTCTACTGCAGATTTGCAAAGTCAATTTCCCTGTGACTTCTCCTGGGGTATCACAGAGTCCGTTCTTAAG GCAGAATCTGTAGCTTCCTCTCCACAGTTCTGTGACCCAAACCTGTATCTCTGGAACATCACTGGAGACGGGCTTTTGCACCGAGTTAAAGGAGTGAAGCTGAAAACCCGACCAGCTCAGTGTACAGACTTTGTCAGTATTAAAAAACAACTTGATCTCCTGGAAAAAATGAAAGTAACACATTACAGATTTGCACTTGACTGGTCATTAATTTTACCTAATGGGGATTTGTCAACCATCAATAGACAAGTTCTCAGATATTATAGATGTGTGATTAGTGAGCTACTGAAACTCAACATTAAATGTATGGTCACCTTATACTATCCAACTCATGCCTACTTAGGCTTGCCTGGTCCTTTGTTGCAGAGAGGAGGATGGCTAAATCAGTCTACTGTTCAGGCTTTTCAGAACTATGCAGCTTTGTGTTTTCAGGAACTTGGTGACTTGGTTAAACTCTGGATCACCATAAATGAGCCAAACAGATTAAGCGATGTCTATAATAGCAGCAGCAATGATACGTATCAGGCAGCACACAATTTACTGATAGCACATGCCAGGGCCTGGCAAATATATGACAAGCAGTATAGATCATTTCAGCATGGACTAGTGTCTTTGTCTCTGCATTCAGATTGGGCTGAGCCTGCCAATCCCTATTTTGATTCTCACTTAAAAGCTGCTGAAAGATTTCTTCAATTTGAAATAGCCTGGTTTGCAGATCCAATTTTTAAGACAGGGGATTATCCAGCAGCCATGAGGGAATACATTGtatctaaaaacaaaaaaggcctCTCAAGTTCCTTCTTGCCATATTTCACAGATGAAGAAAAGAAACTTGTTAAAGGTGCAGCTGATTTTTATGCACTGAATCATTTTACCACAAGATTTGTGATTCATGAACTTCAAAATGGGAGCTGGTATGAATTTGATCGGGATGTTCAATTCCTGCAGGATATCACATGCCTGAGTTCCCCATCTCGTTTGGCAGTGGTGCCCTGGGGGATGCGCAAAGTtctaaaatggattaaaaaaaactacGGTGATATAGATGTTTACATCACAGCAAATGGGATCGACGACCAGTCTTTGGCTAATGATGAACTTCGAAACTATTACTTAGGAAAATACACCCAAGAGGTTTTAAAAG CATATCATACTGATAAAGTGAAGATTAGAGGTTATTATGCATTTAAACTGACTGAAGAAAAATCAAAACCCAGATTTGGATTCTTCACGTCTGATTCAAGAGCCAAGTCTTCAATACAAATTTACAACAACCTGATTAGCAGTAATGGCTTTCCTGCAGAGTATTCTAGTGATCTATGTGATCAATCAGAGGAAAAAACACAGTGTACCTTCTGTTTATTTCTCTCACAGAAGAAGCCTCTGATATTTTTTGGCTGCTGTCTTTTCTCCACTTTTGTCCTGCTTCTAACAATTATAAtttttcacaaaagaaaaagaagaaaactgtATAGAGCAAAAAATTTCCAACACATCTGTCCCCCatttaaaaagggacacaaaGCTACTCTCAACTAG